A window of Vicia villosa cultivar HV-30 ecotype Madison, WI unplaced genomic scaffold, Vvil1.0 ctg.003077F_1_1, whole genome shotgun sequence contains these coding sequences:
- the LOC131640353 gene encoding uncharacterized protein LOC131640353, with protein MEGENSVYYKDYEQVGDVLLKPSVTESMFTAWFEANKTYEEARLLTYGDFVSKFVYHKRSRSWKPRKRGYTIGRLIWVPQSTGELFYLRMMLTVKKGPLCYQDIKTVDGKKCKTFRDACFAMGFLQDDREFVEAIKEAHLWGSGPFLRKLFVTMLLSGSMNRPEHVWRKTWRYLSDGILYDQRLLARNQGLTMSDAELKERTLMAIETLLQNNNRSLKDFKPMPVPKEDVIFFTGNRLLYDERQYDVVEQHQIFEHLSASLTSNMTLLLQQFRIVKLLHYINKAVWKHLLYIDEQRGIFEEIMDAVEKQQGGVFFLYGYGGTGKTFMWKTLSAALRSKKKIVLPVASSGIASLLLPGGRTAHSRFRIPIPTLENSICNIEKQDDLAGLLKMTDLIIWDEAPMANKFCFESLDKSLRDIMSGIPHASKKVFGGKVVVFGGDFRQILPVIPRGTRSDIIHATINASYIWDHCKVLRLTKNMRLQNGDNDPSTDDDIRSFSEWILKIGDGTMCEPNDGYVDICIPDEFLISSFSDPIKAIVEDTYPDLIHNYLDSNYLQSRAILASTIEVVDDINQYITNLIPGEEKEYFSSDSIDKSDVTSFDAYEHVTPEFLNALKTLGLPNHSIKLKVGATIMLMPNLDQSEGLCNGTRLTVTRLANHVIEAKIISGKNIGNLFYIPRMSLSPSQSPWPFKLVRRQFPIIVSFAMTINKSQGQSLDNVGLYLPKEVFSHGQLYVAISRVKSKKGLRILIHDKDNQSMSSTTNVVFKEVFHNI; from the exons ATGGAAGGTGAAAATTCCGTGTACTACAAAGACTACGAGCAGGTTGGTGATGTGTTGCTCAAACCAAGTGTAACGGAGTCCATGTTTACGGCTTGGTTTGAGGCTAACAAAACTTATGAGGAAGCAAGGTTACTAACTTATGGGGACTTTGTTTCTAAATTTGTCTATCATAAACGAAGTCGAAGTTGGAAACCAAGGAAGCGAGGGTATACCATTGGTCGACTGATTTGGGTTCCCCAATCCACCGGCGAGTTGTTTTATTTAAGAATGATGCTTACCGTCAAGAAAGGTCCGTTGTGCTATCAAGATATCAAAACGGTTGATGGTAAGAAGTGCAAAACTTTTAGAGATGCGTGCTTTGCGATGGGTTTTTTACAAGATGATCGTGAATTTGTCGAGGCAATAAAAGAGGCGCATCTTTGGGGTTCGGGACCTTTTTTGCGCAAACTTTTTGTGACAATGTTACTTTCGGGATCCATGAACAGACCTGAACATGTTTGGAGAAAGACTTGGAGATATTTATCGGATGGCATACTCTATGATCAACGGTTATTGGCAAGAAATCAAG GTTTGACAATGAGCGATGCCGAGCTTAAGGAACGGACACTGATGGCTATTGAAACACTATTGCAAAATAATAATCGTAGCTTAAAGGACTTCAAACCAATGCCAGTTCCAAAAGAGGATGTCATTTTCTTTACAGGAAACAGATTACTTTATGATGAACGTCAATATGATGTTGTTGAACAACATCAAATTTTTGAACATTTGTCTGCTTCTCTTACAAGTAATATGACTCTCTTATTACAACAATTTAGAATAGTTAAACTCTTGCATTATATTAACAAAGCTGTTTGGAAACATCTCTTATACATAGATGAACAAAGAGGAATTTTTGAGGAAATCATGGATGCTGTAGAGAAGCAACAAGGAGGTGTTTTTTTTCTGTATGGCTATGGTGGAACTGGTAAGACCTTTATGTGGAAAACTTTATCAGCAGCACTTAGGTCTAAGAAAAAAATTGTCTTGCCTGTTGCCTCAAGTGGAATTGCAAGTTTGTTGTTACCAGGTGGAAGAACAGCTCATTCTAGATTTAGGATTCCTATTCCGACTTTAGAAAATTCTATTTGcaacattgaaaaacaagatgATCTTGCTGGGCTTCTAAAGATGACAGATTTAATTATATGGGATGAGGCTCCTATGGCCAATAAATTTTGCTTTGAATCTCTCGACAAATCCTTAAGAGATATTATGAGTGGAATCCCCCATGCATCTAAGAAAGTTTTTGGTGGTAAGGTTGTTGTGTTTGGTGGTGACTTCAGACAAATTCTCCCTGTTATACCGAGAGGAACTAGATCAGACATTATCCATGCAACAATAAATGCTTCTTATATTTGGGATCATTGTAAGGTCTTGAGGCTTACAAAGAACATGCGCTTGCAAAATGGTGATAATGATCCTTCTACAGATGATGACATAAGGAGCTTTTCTGAGTGGATTTTAAAAATTGGAGATGGGACCATGTGTGAGCCAAATGATGGTTATGTTGATATTTGTATTCCAGATGAGTTCTTAATTTCTAGCTTTTCTGATCCAATCAAGGCAATTGTTGAAGATACATACCCTGATCTCATTCATAATTATCTTGATTCCAATTATCTTCAAAGTCGTGCGATCTTAGCTTCAACAATTGAAGTTGTTGATGATATCAACCAATATATCACAAATCTTATTCCAG gagaagagaaagaatactTTAGTAGTGATTCTATTGATAAATCTGATGTCACTAGCTTTGATGCATATGAGCATGTGACACCCGAGTTCCTAAATGCTCTCAAGACTTTGGGACTGCCTAACCATTCAATCAAGTTGAAAGTTGGTGCCACTATTATGTTGATGCCCAATCTAGATCAGTCTGAAGGATTGTGCAATGGTACAAGGCTAACTGTAACCCGACTTGCTAATCATGTCATTGAAGctaagatcatttctggaaaaaatATTGGTAACTTATTTTATATTCCTAGAATGTCTCTATCTCCCTCACAATCGCCATGGCCGTTTAAATTGGTAAGGCGACAGTTTCCAATTATTGTTTCCTTTGCCATGACTATTAACAAATCCCAAGGGCAATCACTTGATAATGTTGGTTTGTATTTGCCTAAAGAAGTTTTTAGTCATGGGCAATTATATGTGGCTATCTCAAGAGTCAAATCGAAAAAGGGTTTAAGGATTCTTATTCATGACAAAGATAATCAATCTATGAGCTCTACCACCAATGTTGTATTCAAAGAAGTGTTCCATAACATTTGA